From the genome of Odocoileus virginianus isolate 20LAN1187 ecotype Illinois chromosome 31, Ovbor_1.2, whole genome shotgun sequence:
tgagcgacttcactttcagttttcactttcatgcattgaagaaggaaatggcaacccactccagtgttcttgcctggagaatcccagggatggggtcgcacagagtcggacacgactgaagtgacttagcagcagcagcaggggaaggccttctgcctgtgtcacagaaattagggagtagtctattgaagcaagcatcagaaagacagatatcatctttaaggtgagcgccaggggcagcttttcggaatccctgaaaacctgatccgccttgcctgtcaggttttctccctcacagccttgtcatgggtaggatctcatgtgctggctcccggcactATACCTATATTTTGTTTGTAGAAACTGAAAGTAtagatttaaattattaaaaatattttttcagcacTGTGAGAGTTTAAGTTTTACTATGTTTTTGTCTGACAAGTATAATTTTTTGGCCTtacttaagaaataatttaattcttGTAATTTTAGTGATAtgggtaactttatttttatctttttgattcaGATCACAGATTCTACTCTCATCAGTTTCACACACCAATAATAAGAAGAAAGGAATATCATTGTAGAATCCTCTTTCCAACTAAGGTACTTGATTTAGTTATAAACTCAGCAGACCCTTGAAAAATGACAATAGTTGGTTTTGGTCTCTcacccaccccttccttcctccctccctcacctcccttctctccttctttccctaCTTCCTCagtccctccctctttcccttccttccttctctccttcctcccttccttccttttttcctagaGACTTCCGGTTTACATTGCAGTATCAAGAATGtgtaaattttgcattttaatgaaaCTTGCTAAGCcaactaaaaagagaaagagtagaCAGATAAGCCAGCAACTTTTGGAAGATGTGAGAGCACGAGTTAGGAGACCTGAAAAACTTGAATGTCAGGTGTTTAGAAAGGACTTACTAAAAAGTCAcaacataattaatattttgGAAACCCAGAAGGATTCGGGGATTAAGGCTACTAGATTATGAATCTGACTGACCTCAAAGAGGCAGTCCTTTTGCTTCTGGATCATCCAGACCTTGATATTCTCTATTGTATCCATGGTGTCAGTATAGCAGAAAATGTACTTGTATGTATTTGGAAACACTGCCAAAACTACTTCCTGTGGGagttcattataaaataaaagtatgaaaatgaaaatagcattACAGTCAATCAAGGGGGGCTCTTCAGGGTTAATATGATAGACtggctacttttattttttttctttcctgccaaTTTGGGGAAACAAATTTACCCCTTGGAGTATTAAGTCATCATCACATAATTGCCACCCtccatggtttttttttcccctagaattcCTGGTTCATTATAATCAGTGTGAGAATTGTTTGAAACATCAACCaatgtaaatccagggctgattcatgtcaatgtatggcaaaaaccactacaatattgtaaagtaattagcctccaactaataaaaataaaggaaaaaaaataaataaaaaccaaacttTTAAGAGTTTCTGAATATCATGGAGACAGCCTTTAATCTGTAGATTAGAAATCATGTTTTCATgtaaaaaatgtcaaaaacaaaagACTTGTTATCTTCTCCATTATCTTACTTTTGGGCATCCCTTTCGGTTTGGTGTATATAAATggtaaaacatttataatatttgctgtaggtgaatcttgttaaaaataaaatatgggtgACCATAAAGTCTGGCAAtactgacaattttttttaattgatagaaTCCCCTTGAAGGTTTCATCCAGGGTAAAGGTGCAAGTTTATGCCATGGAAGTCGGCCACACAAATCATCTGAAGCAACATATGACAGATGTACATGCAATTATTGGTGAGAATGTTTCTTTACTGCACAACTGTTCATTGCAGTTTTGCACAGTTTATTGAACTGCAAATTACCAAGGGAGGAAAATCACATCCACACGTCATTGCAGTAAACTAATATGAACATTtgtctgttttcagttttaagtTTATTCAACTGAAGTTTATTCAACTTCAGTTTtaagtttattcaaattcaaagGACTGAATAATAATCAGTCTAATAATGTTAAGACAGTcaacttgaaaaggaaataatatactTTGTAAGCATTTCCTGTATGGAATTTTTTCTAATTGGTCCCATTTTATTATGATCATGAAACTTAACTGCATAATTTTCACTACAAAAAAAATACCAGTAGAATACTAAAGGACATCAACAACCACATTCCGTCATGCTGTGATTCAATGAGATAGTAAggaagtaaaatagaaaattagttATAAATTTGTAAATCATAGAAAATACAAGAAGGgaatttttgttgaaataaataAGCCAAAAGAGCTCCCATGTCAGCTCTGCTTCTCTTAGAGGAAGGACTGTGATATTGTGATATTGTCATCCTGATGGATAATCTGCCTTAACCAATGACTAACGCTCTTCAGCTATCGTTAAAGTAGATTTTAACAAGGCAAAGAAATCTAGTTGCTTACGAGCAACaagaaatatgtatgtattatgaCTAACGTGCTCTCTTTGGAAAGGGCTGAATATACAAAGTAAGAATTTTGATGATTTATGTACACTTTGTTTACTATAatgcatattttgattatttatgtacattttcttCAATTCAGAAGTGAAGAAGTCCCTTCTGGCAATGTTATCAGGTCATGTGTATATGTTAAGCATATGATTCCCAGATggcgcactggtaaagaatccacttgccaatgcaggagatgcagattcaatccctgggggttgggggggaagatcccctggagaaggaaatggcaacccactccagtattcttgcctggaaaattccatggacagaggagcctgacagcctacagaacatgcggttgcaaagagtcagacatgactgagcacatacacacatatatcaagCATAGATTAAATGATACCTTTTGTAAGATTCCACACAATTTAAAGGAAAACGTCCTTCTTTAGCCCTGTAGTGAACGTAAAATGGAGCCTGCTTCACTTTTggaaactgtacattttaaaagaattatttttaaaaacgaAACTTTCTAAATAGCTCATCAGTTTAATCTATATTACCTGGACATTAGAACCTTGCCATATCTTGGAAATATGCCTAATTCCATTTGAGGGCATTACcacattttaagggaaaaaaaaagtatattcttgccagagggaaaaaaaagaatatagccAGATAcatgattcatttgaaaaatctTCACATAATCTTTAGcctgtttcatttaaaaataaaacaaaacccaagcCTGACACAAGCTGTTATATACAAAATAATGTGTTAGTCCCACGGCCCCCTTGGAGGTGAGTGAGACTCCACATGCTTTGTTGGTTTATGTTATTCCTAGAGCCCATTCGCTGCAAGTCTTTACCTTGTTTCCAAGTAAGGAAATCTGCCAAATTCAGTTCAGATATCccaagaaataatatatatatacacatatatattgaccCCGTCTCCCTGGATGTGACTAAGATACTTTCTCTCACTGGAGTTTGACAGCattttattcacatttaaaatCTGTGATTCACTAAGCAGCGGGGCAggtttctgtggtggctcagcgactgccaatgcaggagacttggtttcgatccctggatcaggaagatcccccggagagggaaatggcaacccactccagtattcttgcctgggaaatcccatggacagaggaacctggcaggttatagtacatggggttgcaaagagttgggcatgactagtgactagacaacaacaacaacaataagtcTTGGGGTAGAGCTCTAGCTAATGAAGATCTGTGGCAAGACTTGCAAGTCTGTTGTAATTCTATTCAGAGGCAATGGTTAAAAGGTCAAAAATGATGAGCATTTCTCCAGGCAGAGAAGCCCATTTGGGGAAATGCTAACAATGCCCGAATGTCTTAGAGTTCGGGGAGGGGGTGTCAGGGAACAGTTGATGGTTCTTCTTCTGTGCTGTCAGTTTAAGTGACATCAGACCTATGAAGGACCTGTCAGGGGTGGATACTCAGGGCCTGAAGAACACTTGTGAGGTGTGTGTGGGAGGTCTCAGAGAGGTCTCTGTGGGATGATCGGAGAAGTCTCTGGGTGAGATTTCTCAGGGCGGGTGTGTGGGAGGTCCCCGTGTGGGGTCAGTGTGGGGACTCTTAGTGGGGGACCTCCACGGGTCGCCTTTCTTCCCCTACGACAGCAGAAGGGTGAAGGGACGTGCCCCTGCTTGGTTTTGCTCCTCTGTGATCCTTCAGTGTGACTCCTCTGGACAAGTGCCTTGGGGGTCCAGCTCTCCCAGCTCCCCGCCCTCATGTCTTGATGCCCATGAGAGGACCCAGCAGCAGCCAGACTAGGGTCCATGCTGGGGAACTCCGGACTGTCTCCTGAGCTCCAGAGTTGGGGGAAGCATTCTGTGGCCTGGGTCCCAGCCCCTCTCTCAGGCACTGGCTAAGTCCCCACTGCTGTGCTCTCCCTAAAGGATGGGATCCAGAGGCAGCACCTGGCTTTTGGGAGAAACCACAGCACAAGCAGGCCTGTTGCCAATGATCCCCACACCAATGATCCCCACACCTTAGGTCCAGGTCCCACATGGTGGGGTCCTGACAGGCATAAGGGCAGGGCCATTCCTGCTGTCTCAAGGATCAGGTGCCTCTCCTGGAGCAGGTCTCTCCATCACAGGAATGACCGTGACACAGTCATGAATTGCTCTAGGGAACTGCTCCTGTATCCCCACTTTCCAGTGTGGACAGGCCCAAGGAAGTAAGCTGATGGCATCCTTCTACCTACAGGTCACTTTCCACCCAATGAGTGACATATCCTGTCTGCTGgcctcttcttccccttctgAGCTCTGGGGTGAGCAAGGCTGATAGCAGGTGAGACTTCCTATGACCTTTGAATGGTCCCTGGGCCTGTTGAGTCCCATCTCTCCCTGGAAGCCTCCTTGGGCCACACGTGTAGGCAGAGGTCACAGACCACAAGTCTGTCCCAAGCTTCTGGTCCTGTGAAAGCTGATTATTTATACTTGTGGAAAAGTGAAGCTTCCCTTCTCAGAGGCTCTACTGCCTCTGGGAGCCTGGCCCTCTGTGGAGGAGCTCCAGATGTTCTCTTTCTGTCTGGGCTCTGGGAGCTAGAGTAGGGGGAGACTCAGGTGGGGCCACCAGGAGCCACCAGGCTCCTAACTTCTTTCCTCTGGGCCTGTAGGCAGTGGTGGAATGCCAGGGCTCTTTGATCACTGCATGTGGGGAAATTAACAAGATGGCACCAATCAGGTTCTCTCATCCCATGCTCTCATGCCCTCTTACCCCATGTTCTATAAACAATGACTTTGCATGGTTATATAATGGCTGAGATCACTTACAGCACTGCGTATGCACATCATGAGGTACTTGCTTAGTCATGGGCTGCTTTGTACAGTACACTTGTATGAGCTTTACCATGAAAGCGCTGGCTGCTACTCTACAGGGGCTAGACTGGAGTGACACCATGGTTATGTTATATGAGGGTTGTGTGCGGTGCACCAGTTTGAGCTTCACCACgagccctggctgctgctgcattGGAGCTCCACTGGAGTGGTATCATGGTTATGTTATATGAAGTTATGTTGTGGCAATGTTATGGTTATGTTATGGCTGCCACTACAGGggccaggagagaggctgtgaTGTGGCTGCcgtgccagccaggagagaataaatgtgtctgcagttcctatggcTCCTCGAGTCTTCTTCCAACCTCTTAGCTTAAGctttgcctaccctgggttcagtgaacagtgtGAACAGCAAAACAATTGGCACTGCGAGCAGGATCAGTGATACACTGCACTTCTATGGGCATCTCTGCCGCCAGCCTCCTTCCTCTCTATCCCACCCTAGGGGCACAGTGTCCCACCCCCAGACGGTGAGGTGACtgcacacacagtcacactccttccctccccccatgTGAGGTGGGTCCTGTGAGCAGGGCtgtcctctcctccagggcagCGGTGGATGAAGCCTCAGGAGCGTGCATGCTCCCCACCACACATCCTCAGAGCTGGGAACGTATGATCTTTGTCCTCACCACTGCTCCAGAGTAAAagaagggcagagggagggtgACACTCTTGGCCAATCTCAATCCCAGCTCCTTCCAGGAAAGAAGGGGATTTCAGAGCAGTGTCATCTATCCCCCCCATGACATGAGGAAGAGGTTTCTCATACCCTGGACTCAGGGCCAGCACTGGCCCCAAACTCCTCTCTTATTCTGACATGTGAACTTATTTCTGACACTTTCTGGAGACTGAGGGGAATTTCGGCCTCTGCCAAGCCCTCCCCTACAGCTGCACAAGTTCAAGGTAGAGAACGAGAGGGAGAGAGGGCTGAGCTGAATCCTGAGAAGGGGGAGGTCTTTAAGTCTAGTTCACCTTGACACGTCCTGAATGCCGTTGCTCATTTCCATAATGCTGGTATTATGGAAACTGAAGGTGCAGTGAGGGAATTGGGGTGAGGGTGAGCATCCACATTGGGGTCACCCTCCCTCCATGGCCCTGTCCCATCTGGAAGATAAAGCTGGCACCTGGGAAGAGTGGACCCtgatcccttcccttcccccagtgGCACAGACAGGTTACCCCTTCTCATGAGAAACAAGAATTATTTCAGGAAGCAATAAAATTTGTGGTAGGAAGAAGCCATTAGCACACAGATGATGTGCtaacatgagagaaaaaaaattttatctgaatggtatgcattttttttccttggagaAGAGATTTCCTaccaggaaagctgtgacaagtGTGTTCTGATTGACCAGAAGaggtttatttttgaaaaagacagTGCCTTGGACAGTGGAGGCTATGGCTGGAGACACTTGTCATTCTTGATCTATGCTGGCAAGCTCTGCCTAGAGGGGGACCTGGCTCCCTGGGTAGGGCAGCCCATTTGGTGCCCCTGGCACTGATCCACTCACTGTTTTTAGAACAGCTGTGGCCCACTGGGGCAGCTTGGTGACGGCAGGATGTACCTCCCACCATTCTCCTTTGCTCTTGGTAGGAGGAAAACCTATGATAGCAGTAACATGGACCTAATGGGGCCCGGAGTTCTCCTTGGCACCAATTTAACTCCGAGGCATGAGGCCTATAGTGAAATaccatcttttcctttatgatcTTTCCAACAGCCGTCATGAGAACCTGAGCCTCAGCAGTTCTGCTGTCTGTAATCAGTCTACTTTTGACTGGTTCCTGGGTCTGGTAGCTGCTGTAGTGGCTACTGTAGCCGGTAGTGGCTGCTGCAGGCTGGCCTTGTTGCAGGTGCTCTTCTGGTCTTTTGCTTTTATTGGGGAAAATCCACTGTAGAAGCTGCTTCATCCATTTTCTGAAGTGGCTTTCTATAGGAAGCTGTCCCTTCTTCAAGGCAAACTGGTGGGCCTTGCTTCTTAGTGACTCTGCTGATTCCTTTTCCTGGCCAGAGTGGTTCATCCTGCGGGCCTGGTAGGCCCTCCGTTTTGCCAATCTTTTACGCTGCCCTAGTTTGGACCTCCTGTAATTCCCTCTCCCATCAGTGGGGACAAACTTCTTGCTCTGGCACATACGTTGGGGCTGCCACCTTAGGGCCTCCTGCTGCCCCTGGCTGCTCCCTCCGGTTGATGAAACATCATAGAGCGCCTGGGAATTGGTCGTGCCTCCACTGGACAAGGTCTGGGAACAAGACAGGGATTCCTGAGAAGGCAAGTTGTTTGCAGCAATGAACATATCTGAGCGACCGTTTTTGAGAAGCGTGCTAGTGGCCCCAGTTTCACAGTCTTGAAGGAGCCCATCAGTGGCCTGGCCTTGAGCCTGTTTCTGCTTATCTGTGAAACCTTGGCGCTCAAGCTTATGAAGCTGTGCCCCAAGGCGTAGATCTTCTAAACTTGAGGCAACAGACTTTGTATTCAATGAGAAGCATTTATTGGATTTTGGAGACTGTGATCCCCTCAAATCCATACTATCACTTTGCGATTTGATCAGCAAACAAGATTCAAAAGTACTCTTCCAACCAGAGTCCTCCTCCGTGGCCTCTTGTCCCACGGAAGATTGGGGCCTTTCATCGAGTTCCACTACTGAGACACTAGAGTAGGCGTCTGGGAAAGCCCATCTCCCAGCTTTCTGCTGTGGCTCATTGCTGGCCATTGCCGGACTTGGACTGCTCCAAGGCTCCAGGCTGCCTTTGTCAGCCCCCATGGTATTCTCATTGTGCCAGATTCTGCCCACAAAGTTGTACATAGGGGTCTGAGGAGGTGGCTTGTCTCCATGACTAGTCAGAGGGATCTCTGAGGGCTTAAGGATGCCACCAGGTAGGGGTCCTCCCATGACTCCCTGGGTTTCCTCGCTGGCCCATGAGAGAGTGGGGAAGGCAGTCTCCACGGGGGAAGCTGCCTCAGCTGTTATCATTCTCTCTCCAGCTTGGGGCTGAGGAGGTTTTCCAAAGACCTCTGTAGACTGGGCTTTTGAGTGGTCCCCAGATTCACAAGTAGCTTTCAAGGTGGATCTTGGAAGGGGTATGCAGTGGGGCTTTCTCAACTTCAAGCAAAATATGAACTTGAGGACCTTGAGGACTAAGCCCCACATATGCTTCACCCGAAATTTTAGTATGTATGTTTCCAAATCCTGTTGGACATCAGGATTGAGGACACGAGACTCATGGAAGGTGTTCGTGGAGGCTTCCCCTCCCTGAGAGGAAtctagattttctgtttcttgataaGCATTTGACTCTCCAGAAAGGTCTACAACATGGTTGGCAGTAAGTCTCAAACAATGGACACCCACAGGGATTGGACTCTCTTGAATCTGCTTAATGTTCATGCCCATAAAGACTCCCAGATCTTCTGGATGTTTCCTGTCTGGGATCAAATCTCTTTGTGGCTCAGCCTTCACTCCTGGAACCTTCACTGTGGTGTTGGCTGAGGTCATATACAGATCTTTTAGGATCTTCCCCACACTTTGTTCTATATCCTGGCAAAGGTCCCTCTCTGGTGGGATCCTTGCCGAGGATCTGGACCCCATCTTTTGTGCGTCCTGGCTGCTTTTGCCTAGAACTGCAGAGGGTATTGAGGGCCCCTTCTTAGCCTGTACCTGACTAAGCTTTGAGAATTTTCCCTGAGGCTGCATCACTTTCTGAGAAGCTTGGATTCTGCAGGGCAGGTCACTCTGTTGCTGTATGAACCTTTCGGAAAGGTGGTGCTCCAGGTTCCCCCGAACCTCAGGGCTGATCAAATCCCCAAAAGGGGTGGTGACAGAGATGTGGGCCTGGGAAGGCCTGCTCTCCTGGGAACGGTTGGGGATGACTTGGCTAAAAACATGCTGATATCTTTTAACCAAAGAGGGTATAATTTTCCCACTTTCTAATTGCTTTATCAAAAAGTGATGTTCCaggttttgaattgcatttggGACAGAAGTTTGTCCCTTACTTTGGACTGTTGCATAAGATACTTCACCATACCTAGTCTGTGGTTTAGAAGAAGATGGTTGGCTTGGAAGAGATGGTGAGATATGAGCAGTGGTCTCTAACTGAAACCTAGGTGATGGTTGACATTGGGGCATGATTGGAGTCAAAGGTAGGCGTTGGGTCTGAGTCTCCATGTGAGCCCGAGGTGATGGTTGACATTGGGGTACGGTTGTAGACAAGGGTTGGGGTTGGACCCGGGTCTGAATGTGAGCCCGACTTTGTGCTTGACAATGGGGCATAGCTGGAGTCAAGGGTAGGCGTCGGGTCTGAGTCTCCATATGAGCCCGAGGTGATGGTTGACATTGGGGTACGGTTGTAGACAAGGGTTGGGGTTGGGCCCGGGTCTGAATGTGAGCCCGAGTTTGTGCTTGACAATGGGGCATAGTTGGAGTCAAGGGTAGGGGTTGGGTCTGAGTCTCCAAGTAAACCCGAGGTTGTGGCTGATATTGGGGCAGGACTGAAGTCAAGTGTAAGGGTTGAGCCTGGGTCTCCATGTGACCCTGAGGTGGTGGTTGAAACTGGGCCATGGTTGGAATCAAGGGTTTGGGTCGTGCCTGGGCCACAGTGGAGGTCAAGGGCTGGGTCAATGACAGTCGTGATGTTACTTTAGCCGGAATTTGGAGTGGTTTGATCTTAGAGCATTCATTGACTAAAATGGGGTGTAACTCTAGAGAGGACCCAGGTACTGTGACAGTAGCAACCAGAGACTCGCTGTGCAGAAAAGGGAGACCCCAGAAGAGGTGGCTGCATGTCTTCTCTAGACGGTCCCCCAAAGTGC
Proteins encoded in this window:
- the LOC139032425 gene encoding spermatogenesis-associated protein 31E1-like — protein: MMENSPFSLKSTFDIWLNSSSTYWVTDTILAFLFGLGLFFLFLPYLENNPSFPPPRKHGDIKPQMEPRRRRRSRKKNGALKACRDCLKELEEIRGLTSLLQPHVGRFPEKGKFHQLTSQDPLGKVCKAAPAGAHQPCREETAPTVSPAPLTEQPLPQASTRSSDSIPASFSVHSDSSSRVSQIPEPFLPLDRLSPQPLAVSPAPPCSPDAVACPAPPTASSVPQPPVAMLSLSQGESMALPLGTISHRSSPPSPWRPAISDLVHSSCPLSALSWWQGAENTWSSSTVTHFESQQEHLSSHLAEASFWGDPTDRQVEAGSLSFVNPDAQKLLEILITKRVELKFWKKKGKKVEAGFWIIKGKPEQLLCPEKAPYPGTLGDRLEKTCSHLFWGLPFLHSESLVATVTVPGSSLELHPILVNECSKIKPLQIPAKVTSRLSLTQPLTSTVAQARPKPLIPTMAQFQPPPQGHMETQAQPLHLTSVLPQYQPQPRVYLETQTQPLPLTPTMPHCQAQTRAHIQTRAQPQPLSTTVPQCQPSPRAHMETQTRRLPLTPAMPHCQAQSRAHIQTRVQPQPLSTTVPQCQPSPRAHMETQTQRLPLTPIMPQCQPSPRFQLETTAHISPSLPSQPSSSKPQTRYGEVSYATVQSKGQTSVPNAIQNLEHHFLIKQLESGKIIPSLVKRYQHVFSQVIPNRSQESRPSQAHISVTTPFGDLISPEVRGNLEHHLSERFIQQQSDLPCRIQASQKVMQPQGKFSKLSQVQAKKGPSIPSAVLGKSSQDAQKMGSRSSARIPPERDLCQDIEQSVGKILKDLYMTSANTTVKVPGVKAEPQRDLIPDRKHPEDLGVFMGMNIKQIQESPIPVGVHCLRLTANHVVDLSGESNAYQETENLDSSQGGEASTNTFHESRVLNPDVQQDLETYILKFRVKHMWGLVLKVLKFIFCLKLRKPHCIPLPRSTLKATCESGDHSKAQSTEVFGKPPQPQAGERMITAEAASPVETAFPTLSWASEETQGVMGGPLPGGILKPSEIPLTSHGDKPPPQTPMYNFVGRIWHNENTMGADKGSLEPWSSPSPAMASNEPQQKAGRWAFPDAYSSVSVVELDERPQSSVGQEATEEDSGWKSTFESCLLIKSQSDSMDLRGSQSPKSNKCFSLNTKSVASSLEDLRLGAQLHKLERQGFTDKQKQAQGQATDGLLQDCETGATSTLLKNGRSDMFIAANNLPSQESLSCSQTLSSGGTTNSQALYDVSSTGGSSQGQQEALRWQPQRMCQSKKFVPTDGRGNYRRSKLGQRKRLAKRRAYQARRMNHSGQEKESAESLRSKAHQFALKKGQLPIESHFRKWMKQLLQWIFPNKSKRPEEHLQQGQPAAATTGYSSHYSSYQTQEPVKSRLITDSRTAEAQVLMTAVGKIIKEKMVFHYRPHASELNWCQGELRAPLGPCYCYHRFSSYQEQRRMVGGTSCRHQAAPVGHSCSKNSEWISARGTKWAALPREPGPPLGRACQHRSRMTSVSSHSLHCPRHCLFQK